In Candidatus Saccharibacteria bacterium oral taxon 488, a single window of DNA contains:
- a CDS encoding peptide ABC transporter substrate-binding protein has translation MDTKKSSWKKFLRLDFTTKDLDGRAQKLTKTTLRHTHMFISSRLEHLAGVKRHVLGWIFLVILLITISMVQWLSFRELYAHNAPARGGSYSEGVLGPLETLNPIFARSSAEKSAARLMFASLYNYDTTGHIKGDLAESVTVNEAETEYTVKLRRNLKWSDGAPLDARDVVFTVNLLKDARTQSSITGWQSINVKQVDERTVQFILPAPYAPFMHALTFPVLPQHSLSEVNPAELREHGYGKSPVTSGPFAMRILQNANADGSKKVLHLVVNSQYHHGAPKLDRFQLYVYPTRDEITKGLKTSEIMATPELSYMAQSDQIRHMYASRSYAINDGVYALFNTQSEMVSSRKVRQALVQSINTQALREKFAFAKKPLHGPIFDDQVDGQLAGRLPYDTEAAKKLLDEEGWKVVGNQRKKGEQVLQLSFVTLKGSDFENIARELVKVWQETLHITVDLRVVDPNDASQNVLQSVLRPRGFDVLLYELVLGGDADVFAYWHSSQANQGGLNFANYNSAVADDALAAGRTKQNAKQRVSKYQTFTKHWQSDVPALALYQVQLDYIHLRSVSALDKSMRLVYPTDRFADVIYWTVRRESVYKAP, from the coding sequence TTGGACACAAAAAAATCATCTTGGAAAAAATTTCTGCGGCTGGACTTCACAACGAAAGACCTCGATGGACGGGCGCAGAAACTAACCAAGACGACCCTGCGTCACACGCATATGTTTATCTCTTCGCGCCTTGAACATTTGGCTGGAGTTAAGCGGCATGTCCTGGGGTGGATCTTTCTGGTTATTCTATTGATTACCATCAGCATGGTGCAGTGGCTGTCATTTCGTGAATTATATGCTCATAACGCACCAGCCAGGGGCGGGTCGTATTCAGAGGGCGTGCTAGGCCCATTAGAGACACTGAACCCAATCTTTGCTCGTAGTAGTGCCGAAAAATCAGCGGCTCGGCTGATGTTTGCGAGTCTTTATAATTATGATACAACCGGACATATCAAGGGCGACCTCGCTGAGTCGGTCACAGTCAATGAGGCCGAGACTGAGTATACGGTCAAATTGCGCCGTAATCTCAAGTGGTCAGACGGAGCGCCGCTGGATGCTCGCGACGTGGTGTTTACTGTTAATCTACTCAAGGATGCACGGACACAATCGTCAATTACCGGCTGGCAGTCGATCAACGTCAAGCAGGTTGACGAGCGAACGGTGCAATTTATCCTGCCGGCCCCATACGCACCATTCATGCACGCCCTCACCTTTCCGGTTTTGCCTCAGCACAGCCTCAGTGAAGTTAATCCGGCTGAGCTACGCGAGCATGGTTATGGTAAGTCGCCCGTAACCTCTGGGCCGTTTGCTATGCGGATTCTACAGAATGCCAATGCTGATGGGTCGAAAAAAGTGCTTCATCTCGTGGTGAACTCGCAGTATCATCATGGTGCGCCAAAGCTGGATCGCTTTCAGCTGTATGTATATCCGACGCGGGACGAGATAACCAAAGGTCTCAAGACGAGTGAAATTATGGCGACACCGGAGTTGTCATATATGGCTCAGTCAGACCAGATCCGTCACATGTATGCCTCGCGGTCGTACGCTATTAACGATGGCGTTTATGCATTATTTAATACCCAGAGCGAAATGGTGAGTTCGCGCAAAGTTCGACAAGCACTGGTCCAGTCGATTAATACCCAAGCGCTACGCGAGAAGTTTGCTTTCGCCAAGAAGCCACTACACGGCCCAATTTTTGACGACCAAGTAGACGGGCAGCTGGCCGGTCGTTTGCCGTATGACACAGAAGCAGCAAAAAAGTTACTGGATGAAGAAGGATGGAAGGTAGTCGGTAATCAGCGTAAAAAGGGCGAGCAGGTTTTGCAATTGTCGTTCGTGACGCTCAAAGGCTCTGACTTTGAAAATATTGCGCGTGAACTCGTAAAAGTCTGGCAGGAAACGCTGCATATCACTGTTGACCTAAGGGTGGTTGATCCAAATGATGCCTCGCAAAACGTTTTGCAGTCTGTTCTGCGGCCGCGTGGCTTTGATGTACTGTTGTATGAGTTGGTGCTGGGCGGTGACGCTGACGTCTTTGCCTACTGGCATTCGTCACAGGCCAATCAAGGCGGTCTCAATTTTGCTAACTATAACAGCGCGGTGGCCGATGATGCCCTCGCGGCTGGTCGCACCAAACAAAATGCCAAACAACGAGTGAGCAAATACCAAACGTTTACCAAGCATTGGCAGTCCGATGTGCCAGCCCTCGCACTATATCAAGTGCAACTGGATTACATTCACTTGCGTTCCGTGTCGGCGCTTGATAAGTCAATGCGGTTGGTATATCCCACCGATCGGTTCGCCGACGTGATCTACTGGACGGTTCGCCGCGAATCCGTTTACAAAGCACCGTAA
- the secG gene encoding preprotein translocase subunit SecG yields the protein MSLDTILPYVTLGSAVLMIIAILLQQRGASLGAGFGSSGELFTTRRGFDKNLFDVTIVFAVVFVLSILASLVLPSLKG from the coding sequence ATGTCACTTGATACTATTTTGCCGTATGTCACATTAGGATCAGCCGTTTTGATGATCATTGCCATATTGTTGCAGCAGCGTGGTGCTAGCCTGGGTGCAGGATTTGGCTCGTCGGGCGAACTGTTCACCACGCGGCGAGGTTTTGACAAGAACTTGTTTGATGTGACTATTGTGTTTGCTGTTGTGTTCGTGCTGTCGATCTTGGCGAGTTTGGTGTTGCCGAGTCTGAAGGGCTAG
- a CDS encoding phage holin family protein, whose protein sequence is MRRQFAIFFVRWVLNSVGIWVAVRLLGTSEPVVETTATFILAGLIFSIVNSILKPIVVILSLPAILLTLGLFTLVVNGIMVYISLALAPGLSMSFGSSILAGIILSLVNYIVSSAFVIKPAPE, encoded by the coding sequence ATGAGACGACAATTTGCAATATTTTTTGTCAGGTGGGTACTTAATTCTGTTGGTATCTGGGTGGCGGTGCGGCTTCTCGGGACGAGTGAGCCAGTGGTTGAGACGACGGCAACGTTTATCCTCGCCGGTTTAATCTTTTCGATCGTCAACTCTATCTTAAAACCGATCGTTGTCATCTTGTCGCTACCGGCGATCTTACTGACGCTCGGCTTATTTACGCTGGTGGTTAATGGCATCATGGTGTATATATCGTTGGCACTGGCGCCGGGATTATCCATGAGTTTTGGCTCGTCAATTCTTGCCGGAATCATACTCAGTCTGGTAAACTATATAGTAAGTAGCGCCTTCGTTATCAAGCCGGCGCCAGAATAA
- a CDS encoding prepilin-type N-terminal cleavage/methylation domain-containing protein — protein sequence MSRKYGFTVIEILIVVVVIGILAGIGLVSYNGWRKETVRKAITSDLQNALSAAEQEKNFKGSYPTTLPQSFKSGSPDIVITVRTIPPSGSTPAAICIEGTSSRQQLQMHIKSTERRVVDGAC from the coding sequence ATGAGTCGCAAGTATGGATTTACCGTCATAGAAATACTAATTGTCGTTGTGGTTATTGGTATCTTGGCGGGCATCGGTCTCGTCAGTTATAACGGGTGGCGCAAAGAGACGGTGCGTAAAGCTATAACATCGGATCTTCAGAATGCATTATCAGCGGCGGAACAGGAAAAAAACTTCAAAGGGTCATACCCAACGACATTGCCGCAGTCGTTCAAGAGTGGCTCGCCAGATATCGTAATCACTGTACGAACAATCCCGCCGTCTGGTTCGACGCCGGCCGCGATCTGCATTGAGGGGACGAGTAGTCGACAGCAGCTCCAGATGCACATCAAGAGCACTGAGCGCAGGGTAGTCGACGGCGCTTGCTAG
- a CDS encoding excinuclease ABC subunit UvrC yields MNQRLQQKLKTLPRTPGVYFHKSASGEIIYVGKAAVLRNRVRQYFQDSRGRDNKTMALVAEIADTDWIETESEVDALFLESEMVKRYMPCYNVLLRDDKSQMYVRIDMKSEWPTVSFTRNPADDGAEYVGPFYNGFALKKALRYLRRVFPYLTRQRRPGQSKLDEDLGLSPRLSDGPAAYKANLHKLISYIKGNRKAIAAELERDMKTAAGLHDFERAADLRNKLRAMQELQRRVCFGDKEFLDISKDKALADLAKLLGLKDIPARIEGYDISHMSGQQVVASMVVFTNGASDRAEYRKFKVSEKNDDTGNMHETVFRRLSERHLKSWGRPDLLLIDGGKGQLAAAIKARDERGVTVPIISIAKREEELLVHKTGSQIDIAFIEQVRSQPRTDIMIHEDGDVYVVNLHPSQRNASSHSKNLRASMEQTRNERPTADENTLATTDIVKLFQRIRDESHRFAVSYHTVLKRQQQTKNQLEEIPGIGPKTRAKLLKKFGSISRIRNASLTDLEKIVDKELAKKIKLMLSS; encoded by the coding sequence GTGAATCAACGGTTGCAGCAAAAACTCAAGACCCTACCGCGCACTCCTGGCGTCTATTTTCATAAGTCAGCCAGCGGCGAGATTATTTATGTGGGCAAGGCGGCGGTGTTACGTAACCGCGTGCGCCAGTATTTTCAAGATTCGCGCGGGCGGGACAATAAAACCATGGCGTTGGTGGCGGAAATTGCTGATACTGATTGGATTGAGACCGAGAGCGAGGTTGACGCGTTGTTTTTGGAGAGCGAGATGGTCAAACGCTACATGCCGTGCTACAACGTGCTGCTGCGTGATGATAAATCGCAGATGTATGTACGCATCGACATGAAAAGTGAGTGGCCGACCGTCAGTTTTACGCGCAATCCTGCGGATGACGGCGCGGAATATGTTGGCCCGTTTTATAATGGCTTTGCCTTGAAAAAAGCCTTGCGCTATCTGCGGCGAGTGTTTCCGTATTTAACCAGGCAGCGGCGACCAGGGCAGTCGAAATTGGATGAAGATTTGGGTCTCAGCCCGCGACTAAGCGATGGGCCAGCTGCCTACAAAGCTAATCTACACAAACTCATCAGTTACATCAAGGGTAATCGTAAAGCCATCGCCGCCGAGCTGGAGCGCGACATGAAAACGGCAGCTGGGCTGCATGATTTTGAGCGGGCGGCCGACCTTCGCAATAAACTACGCGCCATGCAGGAATTGCAGCGGCGAGTTTGTTTCGGCGACAAAGAGTTTTTGGATATTTCTAAGGACAAGGCATTGGCTGATTTGGCGAAATTATTGGGCCTAAAAGATATCCCAGCACGCATCGAGGGTTATGATATTTCACACATGAGCGGGCAGCAAGTCGTCGCTAGTATGGTGGTATTTACCAATGGCGCGAGCGACCGGGCGGAATACCGCAAGTTTAAAGTTAGTGAGAAAAATGATGATACGGGTAATATGCATGAGACGGTTTTTCGCCGGTTGAGTGAGCGTCATTTAAAAAGCTGGGGTCGTCCTGATCTGCTGCTGATTGATGGCGGTAAGGGTCAGCTAGCGGCAGCCATCAAAGCGCGTGATGAGCGTGGCGTCACCGTGCCAATCATCAGTATCGCCAAGCGCGAGGAAGAGTTGCTGGTACATAAAACTGGTTCGCAAATTGACATAGCGTTCATTGAGCAGGTTCGGTCGCAGCCACGGACGGATATTATGATTCACGAAGACGGTGATGTTTATGTGGTGAATTTACACCCAAGTCAGCGTAACGCCAGTTCACACTCAAAAAACTTACGAGCTAGCATGGAGCAAACTCGCAACGAACGTCCGACGGCGGACGAGAATACCCTTGCGACAACCGACATCGTCAAACTGTTCCAGCGCATCCGCGACGAGTCACATCGCTTTGCCGTGAGCTACCACACGGTGCTAAAGCGTCAGCAGCAAACGAAAAATCAGCTGGAGGAAATTCCTGGCATTGGGCCAAAAACCCGCGCCAAATTATTGAAAAAGTTTGGCAGCATCAGCCGTATACGGAATGCCTCACTCACCGACCTGGAAAAAATCGTGGATAAAGAGCTAGCGAAAAAGATTAAGCTTATGCTATCATCATAA
- a CDS encoding phosphohydrolase → MDERQIAQLETIKNKVRGILGGDPSGHADDHVERVAFLAERFASECNEPVDLYEVLLTAWLHDIDDYKLVGKAQAEKLTNAVNSMVDAGVDTDLCQAVLENIAAIGYSKRLDGQQPRRLAGQLVSDADMCDAIGTVGIERGLMYACHHGGRIFDPAVWPNVDLAAEEYDINGNTHDTDGFINHFFEKLLKLKGLMLTEPGRIEARKRQHVMVDFLHAYFREKNVPEWSQFLEGYLLDITKTNDLQ, encoded by the coding sequence ATGGACGAACGGCAGATAGCTCAACTTGAGACAATAAAAAATAAAGTGCGTGGTATATTAGGCGGCGACCCATCGGGTCATGCTGATGATCACGTTGAGCGGGTGGCCTTTCTGGCGGAGCGTTTTGCGAGCGAATGTAATGAGCCGGTAGATCTGTACGAAGTGCTGTTGACGGCTTGGTTGCATGACATTGACGATTACAAATTAGTTGGCAAAGCGCAGGCAGAGAAATTGACGAACGCGGTCAATAGTATGGTGGATGCAGGAGTGGATACTGACCTATGTCAGGCAGTATTAGAAAATATTGCGGCGATTGGTTATAGTAAACGGCTGGACGGCCAGCAGCCGCGGCGGCTGGCGGGGCAGCTAGTGTCTGACGCTGACATGTGCGATGCTATTGGCACGGTTGGGATTGAGCGAGGATTGATGTATGCCTGCCATCACGGTGGGCGGATTTTTGACCCCGCGGTTTGGCCAAATGTTGATCTAGCGGCGGAAGAATACGACATTAACGGCAACACGCATGATACCGACGGCTTTATTAATCACTTTTTTGAGAAGTTGCTGAAATTGAAAGGCTTGATGCTGACGGAGCCGGGGCGAATAGAAGCGAGGAAGCGTCAGCACGTTATGGTTGATTTCCTTCATGCCTATTTCCGCGAAAAGAATGTGCCGGAGTGGAGTCAGTTTTTGGAAGGGTATTTACTTGATATAACTAAGACAAATGATTTACAATAG